A genomic stretch from Verrucomicrobiia bacterium includes:
- a CDS encoding IS630 family transposase — translation QLCSEVLAWEQRRNEAQSRIEWKFTRQDADRKLARHYVT, via the coding sequence ACAGTTGTGCTCCGAAGTGCTGGCCTGGGAGCAACGCCGGAATGAGGCGCAATCTCGGATTGAATGGAAGTTCACCCGCCAGGATGCCGACCGGAAACTAGCACGCCACTATGTAACGTAA